A single genomic interval of uncultured Desulfobacter sp. harbors:
- the prxU gene encoding thioredoxin-dependent peroxiredoxin (Most members of this family contain a selenocysteine.), with protein MASVGCERPGGGLVEQEEEIKKDAKETKKGVVNMIRVGQKAPDFQAPAYYKGDFTAIKLSDYRGKWVDLCFYPGDFTFVUATEISAVAEKNEAFEKLDVQVLSMSTDSMFVHKMWEEAELSKMVGAGKIPFPMLSDGGGKIGEIYGVYDENAGVDVRGRFLIDPDGVVQAFEMLSPPVGRNVSETIRQIQAFQLVRETKGAEATPSGWRPGKVTLKPGPGLVGKVWKEWKTEMAFD; from the coding sequence ATGGCGTCGGTTGGATGTGAGAGACCAGGCGGTGGTTTGGTTGAACAGGAAGAAGAAATTAAAAAGGACGCAAAAGAAACTAAAAAAGGAGTTGTGAATATGATTCGTGTGGGACAAAAAGCGCCTGATTTTCAGGCGCCGGCATATTACAAGGGTGATTTTACCGCTATTAAATTGTCTGATTATCGTGGCAAATGGGTTGATCTCTGTTTTTATCCCGGCGATTTCACCTTTGTCTGAGCAACCGAAATCTCGGCGGTCGCCGAGAAAAATGAAGCGTTTGAAAAATTGGACGTACAGGTTCTTTCCATGAGTACGGACTCCATGTTTGTTCATAAAATGTGGGAAGAGGCAGAACTGTCAAAAATGGTGGGAGCAGGAAAAATTCCATTTCCCATGTTGTCTGATGGCGGTGGAAAGATTGGGGAGATATATGGTGTATATGATGAGAATGCCGGCGTGGATGTCAGGGGCCGTTTTCTTATAGATCCCGACGGCGTTGTCCAGGCATTTGAAATGCTATCACCGCCTGTGGGACGTAACGTATCTGAAACAATCCGGCAGATACAGGCCTTCCAGCTTGTCAGGGAAACCAAAGGAGCCGAGGCGACGCCGTCCGGCTGGAGACCGGGGAAAGTAACGCTTAAACCGGGACCCGGCTTGGTTGGTAAAGTATGGAAAGAGTGGAAAACGGAAATGGCATTTGATTAA
- a CDS encoding Uma2 family endonuclease, which translates to MTAQPQEKKNITPAEYLAMERTSLDIKHEFFNGEIFAMVGAKINHVRINANLTREIGNKFKTGKSPCEVLPNDMRVKIETGYVYPDIVIYCGDATFEDNEFDTLTNPVVIIEILSDSTEAFDRGKKFAYYRAISTLQEYILVSQEEYLVEQFTRSDAGTWEYRSYEDADHILKMESINCELPLSEIYWDVEFKLEQKTL; encoded by the coding sequence ATGACCGCACAGCCTCAAGAAAAAAAGAATATAACACCGGCTGAATATCTGGCCATGGAACGAACCTCCCTGGATATTAAGCATGAATTTTTTAACGGTGAAATTTTTGCCATGGTCGGTGCTAAAATCAACCATGTCCGTATTAATGCCAATCTTACAAGAGAAATAGGAAATAAATTTAAAACCGGCAAATCCCCTTGTGAAGTCCTTCCCAATGACATGCGGGTAAAGATCGAGACAGGTTATGTTTACCCGGATATTGTAATCTATTGTGGTGACGCAACGTTTGAAGATAATGAGTTTGACACACTGACAAATCCGGTTGTCATCATAGAAATTCTTTCAGATTCAACAGAAGCCTTTGACAGAGGGAAAAAGTTTGCTTATTACCGGGCAATCTCAACACTTCAAGAATATATCCTTGTTTCCCAAGAAGAATATCTTGTTGAGCAATTTACACGCAGCGATGCCGGCACATGGGAGTATCGTTCATACGAAGATGCGGACCATATTTTAAAAATGGAATCCATTAATTGTGAATTACCGCTATCTGAAATTTATTGGGATGTTGAGTTTAAATTAGAACAGAAAACATTATGA
- a CDS encoding BrnA antitoxin family protein, with translation MNDEYPEVTQADFDRAVLRQGLKPVEKKQRITIMLDAGVISYFKSKAGKKGYQTLINESLKKIIAEDQTDQPNLENMLRKVIREELKKASA, from the coding sequence ATGAATGATGAATACCCGGAAGTAACCCAGGCTGATTTTGACAGGGCTGTTCTTCGTCAGGGATTAAAACCAGTAGAAAAAAAACAGCGGATTACCATCATGCTGGATGCCGGGGTTATTAGTTATTTCAAATCAAAAGCAGGAAAAAAAGGATACCAGACCCTTATCAATGAAAGTTTAAAAAAAATTATAGCAGAAGACCAAACGGACCAGCCGAACCTTGAAAATATGTTAAGAAAAGTTATCCGGGAAGAATTAAAGAAAGCGTCTGCATGA
- a CDS encoding helix-turn-helix domain-containing protein: MDSKRIGELIKTVRKEQGFTQAEAAGYLNVGIRFLSELENGKPTVQLGKVLQVLEGLGYETVLIPKSKRKLINYIKKSLNDE, from the coding sequence TTGGATTCGAAACGTATCGGCGAACTGATAAAAACCGTCAGGAAAGAACAAGGGTTTACCCAAGCAGAAGCTGCAGGTTATCTCAATGTTGGGATACGTTTCTTGTCTGAGTTAGAGAACGGAAAACCTACAGTTCAGCTTGGAAAAGTATTGCAGGTGCTTGAAGGCCTGGGATATGAAACTGTGCTGATACCAAAATCCAAAAGGAAGCTTATAAACTACATCAAAAAGAGCTTGAATGATGAATAA
- a CDS encoding transporter substrate-binding domain-containing protein, giving the protein MKKTILFFLVIVCTLPTNLSSANKDGIPIEIKVAVLRDFPPQYSLDTSGQPQGFAIDIVESVAKIANFKIKYLVKETWQEMFEAIKNGEADLIPNMGITDRRKDLFSFSRPVETFSVSIFVRESENKISNIQSLTGKNVGVVALNVGEIFFRNHPDVVPKIYEHIEDALFGLLSGNLDALVYPEPVLWILARNARIDDRIKVVGKPLTEISRAISVHKENKSLLKKIDAVVAEVVNSETYKRIYTRWYGKPAPFWTVAKVAWIMVFILILTIFLMGIWRYYSTINLNKSLQENIHIRKIAEQKLRDSYETLEDKVQERTRELQERTRELQEALSEVKQLSGLLPICATCKKIRDDKGYWNTLEAYIEKHSDASFSHGLCSECSDELYGDKDWYIEMKKNKGYE; this is encoded by the coding sequence ATGAAAAAGACAATACTATTTTTTCTTGTTATTGTTTGCACCTTACCTACTAACCTTTCATCAGCTAACAAAGATGGTATCCCCATAGAAATAAAAGTCGCTGTCTTGAGAGATTTCCCGCCTCAATATTCTCTGGACACATCTGGGCAACCTCAAGGATTTGCTATAGATATAGTAGAGTCCGTTGCAAAGATCGCAAATTTCAAGATTAAATATCTGGTTAAAGAAACATGGCAGGAGATGTTCGAGGCTATCAAAAATGGAGAAGCTGATCTGATACCGAATATGGGTATTACAGATAGGCGCAAAGACTTGTTTTCTTTTTCCAGGCCGGTAGAAACATTCTCAGTGTCGATATTTGTGCGTGAAAGTGAAAATAAAATATCCAACATACAAAGCCTTACCGGTAAAAACGTTGGTGTGGTTGCCCTCAATGTCGGTGAAATTTTTTTTAGAAATCATCCTGATGTTGTTCCTAAAATATACGAACACATTGAAGATGCTCTTTTTGGTTTACTTTCGGGTAACTTAGATGCCCTTGTCTATCCTGAACCAGTGTTATGGATTTTGGCGAGAAACGCCAGAATCGATGACAGAATCAAAGTCGTTGGGAAACCTCTAACCGAAATTAGTCGGGCTATATCTGTCCACAAAGAAAACAAATCTCTTTTGAAAAAAATTGATGCAGTCGTTGCCGAAGTCGTCAATTCCGAAACGTATAAAAGAATTTATACTCGATGGTATGGCAAGCCAGCCCCTTTTTGGACGGTTGCTAAAGTAGCCTGGATAATGGTTTTTATTTTGATTCTTACCATTTTTTTAATGGGAATCTGGCGTTATTATTCAACTATAAACCTCAACAAATCATTGCAGGAAAATATTCACATCCGAAAAATTGCAGAGCAAAAGCTCCGAGATTCTTATGAAACACTGGAAGATAAAGTTCAGGAAAGAACAAGAGAGTTACAGGAAAGAACAAGAGAGTTACAGGAAGCCTTGTCTGAAGTGAAACAGCTAAGCGGATTGCTACCAATATGTGCAACATGTAAAAAAATTAGAGATGATAAGGGATATTGGAACACACTGGAGGCATATATTGAAAAACACTCTGATGCATCATTCAGCCATGGTCTGTGTTCTGAATGTTCAGACGAACTTTATGGTGATAAGGATTGGTATATTGAGATGAAAAAAAATAAGGGGTATGAGTAA
- a CDS encoding cache domain-containing protein, translating into MINFLFHSIKGKLLFAFFFLLGIALLFQFAYIAPTLQKRKIEGITKSQNNFAKYLASDINSRIEEAIKELEGIASLKQIISIDKTSMNEIITAINDSNHFFNYYFVMDKRGKWLSYPTHPELIGKMIPLENMDWVNKTFESEKTVFLDVVKSRLGTLVSGFSTHIRNNENKVIALLRGVFVISENNVLVKLIENTQNIKGYNAYLVSSDGRLIAHSNKKLNYQKFNSYSMMDYEPVISALKGQSGITSYAYEDKLWLAAYYPINITSWGLIVQQPLENIILQAKAEARFIIFVILCCFCISLFIAAIVVQKAISPLFKLVKNIQSGEIDMASNFPKDEIGQLAFQYRRLYGDLYQTSDLIRRSENKFRTLFNNASDAIYIHDLEGNLLEANQKVFDYSGYGRDELLNMKVTDIDAPESATLAQSRIEKINRDEKLIFESLHRTKTGDLIPVEISSRTIEYNDQKAILSVVRDLTERKKAEDALKESHKRFLTVLDGIDATIYVLDMDTYRILFMNKYMIDSFGNDMTGKLCWDVFRGESGPCRNCTNEQLIDTKGEPTGVIVSQDKNPITGKWYVNYDRAIEWTDGRLVKLQIATDITDFKTMETQLHQAQKMEAIGTLSGGIAHDFNNILSGIFGFSQLAKTHIDNPEKAKKDIDQIITGAQRATELVQQILAFSRQSESLKYPLEASVVIKEALKLLRSTIPSTITIKENIISKAKILAVPTQIHQIIMNLCTNAYHSMTENGGCIFVSLKEVVFSQKDCAYELNLVPGNYLELKVSDTGHGMESKILKKIFDPYFTTKESGKGTGLGLAVVFGIVKESKGHITVQSKPGQGSTFHVYLPIVDGPLANHTPERKEKAPLSGREMIMVVDDEEALRTVTHDILKGLGYTVYTLSSGQEAFETFNEDPCRFDLVVTDMTMPGMTGLELSQKILELRPEQPIVLCTGYSETIDREKALSMGITEYVEKPFVIKELAKIIRKVLDKAKS; encoded by the coding sequence ATGATTAATTTTCTTTTTCATAGTATCAAAGGCAAACTTCTTTTTGCATTTTTTTTTCTTTTGGGCATAGCCCTATTGTTCCAATTTGCTTATATAGCGCCAACACTTCAAAAAAGAAAAATCGAAGGTATTACAAAATCGCAAAATAATTTTGCAAAATATCTTGCCAGTGACATAAACTCAAGAATAGAAGAGGCGATTAAAGAACTTGAAGGAATCGCCTCGCTAAAACAGATTATTTCTATAGACAAAACGTCTATGAACGAAATAATTACAGCTATAAACGATTCCAACCATTTCTTTAATTATTATTTTGTCATGGATAAGCGAGGCAAATGGTTGTCCTATCCCACCCATCCAGAACTAATAGGAAAAATGATTCCTTTAGAAAATATGGATTGGGTTAATAAAACTTTCGAATCCGAGAAGACAGTTTTTCTTGATGTTGTAAAATCAAGACTTGGAACCCTTGTCAGTGGATTTTCAACACATATAAGAAATAACGAGAACAAAGTGATCGCCCTTCTAAGGGGTGTATTTGTTATTTCTGAAAATAACGTTCTCGTAAAATTGATTGAGAATACTCAGAACATAAAAGGATATAACGCTTATTTGGTCTCTTCGGACGGTCGGCTGATCGCTCATAGCAATAAAAAGTTGAACTACCAAAAGTTCAACTCCTACAGCATGATGGATTATGAACCGGTAATTAGCGCACTAAAAGGACAATCAGGAATTACAAGCTACGCATATGAAGATAAGCTATGGCTTGCCGCCTATTACCCCATTAATATTACAAGCTGGGGATTAATTGTTCAGCAACCACTTGAGAACATAATTTTGCAGGCTAAAGCAGAGGCAAGGTTCATCATTTTTGTTATTCTCTGTTGTTTTTGCATTAGTCTCTTCATTGCGGCGATTGTTGTTCAAAAAGCAATCAGTCCTCTATTTAAATTAGTTAAAAATATCCAATCCGGTGAAATCGACATGGCCTCAAATTTCCCTAAAGATGAAATCGGCCAGTTGGCTTTTCAATACAGAAGATTATACGGTGACTTATATCAAACAAGTGATTTGATCCGCAGGTCGGAGAATAAATTCCGAACACTTTTTAACAATGCTAGTGATGCCATTTACATACATGATTTAGAGGGCAATTTGCTTGAAGCAAATCAAAAAGTATTTGATTATTCAGGGTATGGACGAGACGAGCTTCTGAATATGAAAGTGACGGACATTGATGCACCTGAATCCGCTACCTTGGCTCAATCTCGGATTGAAAAAATCAATCGTGATGAAAAGTTAATTTTTGAATCTTTACACAGGACCAAGACCGGTGATTTGATACCGGTCGAGATTAGTAGTCGGACAATTGAATATAACGATCAAAAAGCAATTTTAAGTGTTGTTCGGGATTTAACAGAGAGGAAAAAAGCTGAAGATGCCCTAAAGGAATCTCACAAAAGGTTTCTGACCGTATTGGACGGGATTGATGCGACCATTTATGTCCTGGATATGGATACATACCGGATACTATTCATGAACAAATATATGATTGATAGTTTTGGCAATGACATGACAGGCAAACTCTGCTGGGATGTGTTCAGGGGTGAATCAGGGCCATGTAGAAATTGTACGAATGAGCAGTTGATTGATACCAAAGGTGAACCAACTGGTGTCATTGTCTCGCAGGATAAAAATCCCATAACTGGAAAATGGTATGTTAATTATGACCGGGCCATAGAATGGACTGACGGCCGTCTGGTTAAACTCCAGATAGCAACTGATATCACAGATTTCAAAACAATGGAGACACAACTACATCAGGCACAGAAAATGGAAGCGATCGGTACGCTGTCAGGTGGTATTGCCCACGACTTTAATAATATTTTATCTGGTATCTTTGGATTTTCCCAGTTAGCTAAAACACACATAGATAATCCAGAAAAAGCGAAAAAGGATATTGATCAGATAATCACAGGTGCTCAAAGAGCAACCGAGTTGGTTCAGCAAATACTTGCATTTAGCAGGCAGTCTGAATCTTTGAAATACCCTCTCGAAGCCTCCGTCGTGATAAAAGAGGCTCTTAAATTACTTCGTTCTACAATACCATCGACCATAACGATAAAAGAAAATATTATTTCTAAAGCAAAAATTTTGGCAGTTCCGACTCAAATTCATCAAATCATAATGAACTTATGCACCAACGCATATCATTCGATGACTGAAAACGGTGGATGTATATTTGTGTCTTTAAAAGAAGTAGTATTTTCTCAAAAAGATTGCGCTTATGAATTGAATCTGGTTCCTGGGAATTATCTTGAGTTAAAAGTCTCTGATACAGGTCACGGTATGGAGTCGAAAATCTTAAAAAAAATATTTGACCCCTATTTTACGACAAAAGAGTCTGGCAAGGGAACGGGGCTAGGCCTTGCTGTGGTTTTTGGTATTGTTAAAGAATCCAAAGGACATATCACGGTTCAAAGCAAACCTGGCCAAGGTTCGACATTTCATGTTTATCTTCCGATTGTAGACGGGCCATTAGCTAACCATACACCTGAAAGAAAGGAAAAAGCCCCTTTATCCGGTCGGGAAATGATTATGGTTGTTGATGATGAGGAAGCATTGAGAACGGTGACGCATGATATTTTGAAAGGACTCGGGTATACTGTATACACTCTCTCAAGCGGACAAGAAGCCTTCGAAACCTTTAATGAAGATCCTTGTCGATTTGATCTTGTGGTTACGGATATGACCATGCCTGGCATGACTGGATTGGAGCTTTCGCAAAAAATTTTAGAACTGAGGCCTGAACAACCAATCGTGTTATGCACTGGTTACAGCGAAACAATAGACAGAGAAAAAGCTCTTTCTATGGGGATCACTGAATATGTGGAAAAACCATTTGTTATAAAAGAACTGGCCAAAATTATTCGAAAGGTGCTGGATAAGGCCAAATCGTAA
- a CDS encoding MBL fold metallo-hydrolase — translation MEITCLLENNTTDPQLAPAHGLSFFIRTGTRSILFDMGPDQKFADNAKHLGVDLSKVDIAVLSHGHYDHGGGIPQFQKINDKAAIIMTRGAIEGRYYARYKDHDPRYIGLDTDAIDKSRCRFIGADLALSNDLTIITDFSKKGFIPQGNADLLRQQEDGKLIEDEFSHELALLIVEDGTSVLFTGCAHSGMGNMIDTVLTRTGLDHIDHVIGGFHLYNRITKVTEPDNRLDILVNELSSYDGTTYYTGHCTGPDAPAYMSRKMTRPINVFATGTRLEL, via the coding sequence ATGGAAATCACCTGCCTGCTTGAAAACAACACCACGGACCCGCAACTTGCACCGGCCCACGGCTTAAGTTTTTTTATCCGCACAGGCACCCGGTCCATTCTTTTTGATATGGGACCGGACCAAAAATTTGCAGACAATGCAAAACATTTGGGTGTGGACCTGTCAAAAGTCGACATAGCCGTGCTGTCCCACGGGCACTATGACCATGGCGGCGGCATCCCGCAGTTTCAAAAAATCAATGACAAAGCAGCAATCATCATGACTCGGGGGGCCATTGAAGGCAGGTACTATGCCCGCTACAAGGATCATGATCCCCGATATATCGGCCTTGACACCGATGCCATCGACAAAAGCCGTTGCCGGTTTATTGGTGCGGACCTGGCCTTATCTAATGATTTAACCATTATCACCGATTTTTCAAAAAAGGGCTTTATCCCCCAGGGCAATGCAGACCTGTTGAGGCAGCAGGAAGACGGCAAACTTATTGAGGATGAATTTTCTCATGAACTGGCCCTGCTGATCGTGGAAGACGGCACCTCGGTCCTGTTCACCGGTTGCGCTCACTCGGGCATGGGAAATATGATTGATACGGTGCTTACCCGCACAGGCCTGGACCATATTGACCATGTGATCGGCGGATTCCACCTGTATAATCGCATAACCAAGGTCACTGAACCGGATAACCGCCTGGATATTCTGGTCAATGAACTGTCATCCTATGACGGCACAACCTATTATACCGGCCACTGCACGGGCCCTGATGCCCCGGCCTACATGTCCCGTAAAATGACGCGCCCAATTAACGTGTTTGCCACCGGCACCCGGCTTGAGCTCTGA
- a CDS encoding class I SAM-dependent methyltransferase gives MADFSDKLVQILNYGSLNLGLGIGYALEIFDVMDEKGCALTLEEMAVATGLNSRYLKEWLGIMVTGGIIEMTKKPNGDDTFFLPPSHGDLLCRRAGNNNLGVYTQEIPLLTACAMDAVKQGFKTGQGVPFSIYPDFQAFMSELADAKHRKVLIQEFIPYVDQGRLEKRLQQGIRVCDIGCGQGVAVCLMAQAYPNSEFVGMDNHDEALEKARALSESFGLSNITFINQDAAKIHEASTFSRHFDYVCAFDAIHDQSHPLDALKGVKYMLRAGGLFSMIDIKAATNIKDNTDHPMGPFLYTVSLMHCMPIGLNDNGSGLGMMWGKEQAIDLLKQAGFSTVCAEEIPNDAFNLHFLCTP, from the coding sequence ATGGCTGATTTTTCCGATAAACTGGTACAGATTCTAAATTACGGCTCCCTGAACCTGGGCTTGGGAATAGGCTATGCCCTTGAAATATTTGATGTCATGGATGAGAAAGGCTGCGCCCTGACCCTTGAGGAAATGGCCGTAGCAACGGGTCTGAACTCGCGTTATCTCAAGGAGTGGCTGGGCATCATGGTCACCGGCGGCATTATCGAGATGACCAAAAAGCCGAACGGTGATGACACCTTTTTCCTCCCCCCTTCCCATGGGGATCTTTTGTGCAGAAGAGCCGGGAACAACAACCTGGGGGTTTACACCCAGGAAATCCCCCTGCTGACCGCCTGCGCCATGGATGCCGTAAAACAGGGGTTTAAAACCGGCCAGGGCGTCCCCTTTTCCATTTATCCCGATTTTCAGGCATTCATGTCGGAACTGGCAGATGCCAAGCACCGCAAGGTGTTAATCCAGGAATTCATTCCCTATGTTGACCAGGGGCGACTGGAAAAAAGGCTGCAGCAAGGCATCCGGGTCTGCGATATAGGCTGCGGCCAGGGCGTGGCGGTCTGTCTCATGGCCCAGGCCTACCCAAACTCTGAGTTTGTCGGCATGGACAACCATGACGAAGCCCTTGAAAAGGCCCGGGCCTTATCCGAATCTTTTGGGTTGTCCAATATTACGTTCATCAACCAGGATGCCGCTAAAATCCATGAAGCGTCAACGTTTAGCCGACACTTTGATTATGTATGCGCATTTGACGCCATACATGACCAGTCCCATCCCCTGGACGCGTTAAAAGGGGTGAAATATATGCTGCGTGCCGGCGGCCTTTTTTCCATGATCGATATCAAGGCCGCCACCAATATCAAAGACAATACCGATCATCCCATGGGGCCGTTTTTATATACGGTAAGCCTGATGCACTGCATGCCCATCGGACTGAATGATAACGGCTCGGGCCTTGGCATGATGTGGGGGAAAGAGCAGGCCATAGATCTGCTCAAACAAGCCGGCTTTTCAACGGTTTGTGCCGAAGAGATCCCCAATGATGCCTTTAATCTGCATTTTTTATGCACCCCATAA
- the thrS gene encoding threonine--tRNA ligase, producing the protein MIQITFPDNAVKEFDTPPTGMDVAKSISEGFARNCVAMEIEGQALDLGAVIEQDSAVSFITAKDDEGLDILRHSSAHVMAEAVLNLYPDAKLTIGPVVEDGFYYDIDMEPVSEADLEKIEAEMKKIIKAKAGFERRVVTREEALALFSDNPFKVELIKELPEGEEISLYQNGKFVDLCRGPHIPNTGMIKGVKLLKTSGAYWRADQSREQLQRLYGISFFDKKKLNVYLNMIEEAKKRDHRKLGTRLDLFSFHDEAPGMPFFHAKGIAMWNALLDYWRMEHKKDGYVETKTPVMMTRKLWEQSGHWENYRENMYTSTIDDEEYAIKPMNCPGGMILYKTKSHSYKDLPHRAGEIGMVHRHELSGALSGLFRVRAFHQDDAHIFMTPDQIQEEVLGVLKLAERVYARFGLSFHLELSTRPEKSIGTDEQWETATNGLRNAIEAYGQEFMINEGDGAFYGPKIDIHIKDALGRTWQCGTIQLDMALPERFDLTYKGADNEKHRPIMIHRVVYGSMERFFGILVEHFAGKFPLWLAPVQAVILPINQELAPYAKEIQNLLEVHDIRCDVDERSETLKKKIREAQLNYIPLIITIGDKEKDDKVLSVRTLDGKVKMGVTHKEFLTKVCAHIKDRVLEGISL; encoded by the coding sequence ATGATTCAAATAACTTTCCCGGATAATGCAGTTAAAGAATTTGACACACCACCCACAGGCATGGATGTGGCAAAAAGCATTTCCGAAGGATTTGCCCGCAACTGCGTGGCTATGGAAATAGAGGGGCAAGCCCTTGATTTAGGCGCTGTCATTGAACAGGACAGTGCGGTAAGCTTTATCACAGCCAAAGATGACGAGGGGCTGGATATCCTGCGCCACTCTTCGGCCCATGTCATGGCCGAGGCCGTACTCAACCTCTATCCAGACGCCAAACTGACCATCGGCCCTGTGGTGGAAGATGGATTTTATTATGATATTGATATGGAACCGGTGAGCGAAGCAGACCTTGAAAAAATAGAAGCTGAGATGAAAAAAATCATCAAGGCCAAGGCAGGCTTTGAACGCCGGGTGGTCACACGGGAAGAGGCGTTGGCACTTTTCTCTGACAACCCCTTTAAGGTGGAATTGATCAAAGAACTGCCCGAAGGTGAAGAAATCTCTTTGTATCAGAACGGTAAATTCGTTGACCTGTGCCGCGGCCCCCATATCCCCAACACCGGTATGATCAAGGGTGTAAAACTATTAAAAACCTCCGGTGCCTACTGGCGGGCGGACCAGTCCCGGGAACAGCTCCAGCGCCTGTACGGCATCTCCTTTTTTGACAAAAAGAAGCTCAACGTCTATCTGAACATGATCGAGGAAGCCAAAAAGCGGGATCACAGAAAACTTGGCACCCGCCTGGATCTGTTCTCCTTCCATGACGAAGCACCAGGCATGCCCTTTTTCCATGCCAAGGGCATTGCCATGTGGAATGCGCTTTTGGATTACTGGCGCATGGAGCATAAAAAAGACGGATATGTGGAAACCAAGACCCCTGTGATGATGACCAGAAAACTTTGGGAACAAAGCGGCCACTGGGAGAATTACCGGGAAAACATGTACACCTCCACCATTGATGACGAGGAATACGCCATCAAGCCCATGAACTGCCCCGGCGGCATGATCCTCTACAAAACAAAATCCCACTCTTACAAAGACCTGCCCCACCGGGCCGGAGAGATCGGAATGGTACACCGCCATGAACTTTCAGGGGCGTTGTCGGGCCTGTTCCGGGTCCGGGCCTTTCACCAGGATGATGCCCATATTTTCATGACCCCGGACCAGATCCAGGAAGAAGTTTTAGGCGTTCTGAAACTGGCGGAACGGGTCTATGCCCGCTTTGGACTATCCTTTCATCTGGAGCTGTCCACAAGGCCTGAAAAATCAATCGGCACGGATGAACAGTGGGAAACCGCCACCAACGGACTGCGCAATGCCATAGAAGCCTATGGCCAGGAATTCATGATCAATGAAGGGGACGGCGCATTTTACGGCCCCAAGATAGACATCCACATCAAGGACGCTTTGGGCAGAACCTGGCAATGCGGCACGATTCAGCTGGACATGGCGCTGCCGGAACGTTTTGACCTGACTTACAAGGGCGCGGACAATGAAAAGCACCGCCCCATCATGATCCACCGGGTGGTCTACGGTTCCATGGAACGGTTCTTTGGTATTCTTGTGGAGCATTTTGCAGGCAAATTCCCCCTGTGGCTGGCCCCGGTTCAGGCCGTGATCCTGCCCATCAACCAGGAACTGGCCCCCTATGCAAAGGAGATCCAAAATCTACTGGAGGTCCATGACATCCGTTGCGACGTGGATGAAAGAAGTGAGACCCTTAAAAAGAAAATCAGGGAAGCCCAATTGAACTATATTCCTTTAATCATCACCATTGGTGACAAGGAAAAGGACGACAAGGTATTGTCCGTGCGCACTTTGGACGGCAAGGTCAAGATGGGGGTCACCCACAAAGAGTTCCTGACCAAGGTCTGCGCCCATATCAAGGACCGGGTCCTGGAGGGAATTAGTCTTTAA